From a region of the Odoribacter splanchnicus DSM 20712 genome:
- a CDS encoding MATE family efflux transporter, which translates to MMIYNFGAAILRSLGDTKRPFYSLVVAGAINVGLNLLLVIEFEMSVAGVAVATVISNIVNAGIIVFFLTHEKGVFRLELKQLSISKAELKKILQIGVPAGIQGMVFSISNVFVLATINSFGSAAVAGSSAALNYEYYCYFVVSAFAQATVAFTSQNYGAGQIERCKTIFRQSMLPGLLGCAALNLLIVWQKEFFIRFFTTEPEIIRYAAIRMEYVLLFQFIASSYEISGAALRGIGYSMTPTVLTIFGTCLLRLVWIFTVVPLSKSYETLLAVYPISWVITGISVCTAYAIIRRKAFSLAVLQQQK; encoded by the coding sequence ATGATGATATACAATTTCGGGGCGGCGATTCTCCGGAGCCTCGGCGATACCAAACGGCCGTTTTACAGTTTGGTGGTGGCCGGAGCCATTAATGTGGGACTGAATCTCCTTTTGGTCATCGAATTCGAAATGAGTGTGGCAGGTGTCGCCGTCGCGACCGTGATTTCCAACATCGTCAATGCCGGTATCATCGTTTTTTTCCTGACCCATGAAAAGGGCGTATTCCGCTTGGAACTGAAGCAATTGTCCATATCCAAGGCGGAATTGAAGAAAATATTACAAATCGGAGTTCCTGCCGGCATACAGGGAATGGTATTTTCCATTTCCAACGTCTTTGTACTGGCCACCATAAACTCGTTCGGTTCGGCAGCCGTAGCAGGCTCTTCAGCAGCCCTCAATTACGAATATTACTGTTACTTCGTAGTGAGTGCTTTTGCCCAAGCAACCGTAGCTTTCACCAGTCAAAATTACGGAGCCGGGCAAATTGAACGTTGCAAAACAATCTTCCGGCAAAGCATGTTGCCCGGACTTTTGGGATGTGCCGCATTAAATCTCCTGATTGTATGGCAAAAAGAATTTTTCATCCGTTTTTTTACCACTGAACCCGAAATCATCCGGTATGCCGCCATCCGCATGGAATATGTGTTACTTTTCCAATTCATAGCAAGCAGTTATGAAATCAGTGGTGCCGCCCTGCGAGGCATAGGTTATTCCATGACCCCAACCGTACTGACCATATTCGGCACCTGCCTGTTGCGCTTGGTATGGATTTTCACAGTTGTCCCCCTGTCGAAAAGTTATGAAACCTTACTGGCTGTCTATCCTATTTCCTGGGTGATTACCGGCATCTCTGTCTGTACGGCATACGCCATCATCCGTCGTAAGGCTTTTTCTCTGGCAGTCCTCCAGCAACAAAAATAA
- the topA gene encoding type I DNA topoisomerase, with protein sequence MIENLVIVESPAKAKTIEKFLGNGYTVKSSFGHIRDLEKKDLGVDIEHNFQPKYEISSDKKTIVKELKTLAKEAKTVWLASDEDREGEAIAWHLFEVLKLKPENTKRIVFHEITKDAILHAIQNPRNIDKNLVDAQQARRVLDRLVGFEMSPVLWKKVKPSLSAGRVQSVAVKLIVEREREINAFKEQQYYRVCGTFETQQHAQLKAEVQTRFTDKETTLTYLEACKTAIFHVDSVETKPTTRKPAPPFTTSTLQQEASRKLGFSVSQTMSVAQKLYEHGLITYMRTDSVNLSDLAIRTAKAVICETLGEKYSKPRNFATKTKGAQEAHEAIRPTYMNKTAIEGDRNEQQLYELIYKRTLASQMADAQLERTNMIIGLSNHSIPFTATGEVIIFDGFLKVYMESHDEETDDEQAGLLPALAPGDQLQRQLITAIEQYTLHPPRYTEASLVKKMEALGIGRPSTYAPTITTIQNRGYIIKESREGVERNIEQIELKGNDIKIKTNKKIFGAEKKKLFPSDMGMVVTDFLSEHFTNIMDYNFTAEAEEALDDIAEGSVEWQKMIGEFYHPFHETVESTLKNSERNSGQRILGTDPVSGETVSVRIGRFGPMAQIGEGEHVRYAGLLKGQLMETITLEEALGLFKFPRKIGQYEDKDVSIGIGRFGPYIKHNNVFVSLKKGEDDPGTITLETAIQRIEEKRESDRNKLIKAFDNGVQILNGRFGPYISYNKANYKIPKTCKADELTLEKCMELIEKEGSKKKPGGSSKKTPVRKAQTTTKKKN encoded by the coding sequence ATGATTGAGAATTTAGTGATAGTGGAGTCTCCGGCAAAAGCCAAGACCATTGAGAAATTTTTAGGGAATGGTTATACCGTGAAGTCGAGTTTCGGACACATCCGCGATTTGGAAAAAAAAGATTTAGGAGTAGACATCGAACATAATTTTCAGCCTAAATATGAAATATCTTCCGACAAGAAAACAATCGTCAAAGAGCTGAAAACACTGGCCAAGGAAGCGAAGACCGTATGGCTGGCTTCCGATGAGGACCGTGAAGGAGAAGCCATTGCATGGCATTTATTCGAGGTGTTGAAATTAAAACCGGAGAACACCAAGCGAATAGTATTTCATGAGATTACCAAAGATGCGATTCTCCATGCGATTCAAAACCCAAGAAACATTGACAAAAATCTGGTGGATGCCCAACAGGCCCGGCGGGTATTGGACCGTTTGGTCGGATTCGAAATGTCGCCGGTGTTATGGAAAAAGGTAAAGCCTTCACTTTCTGCCGGCCGGGTGCAATCCGTTGCCGTAAAACTGATCGTTGAACGCGAACGCGAAATCAATGCTTTCAAAGAACAACAATATTACCGGGTTTGCGGAACTTTCGAAACCCAGCAACATGCTCAATTAAAAGCCGAAGTACAGACCCGTTTTACCGATAAAGAAACGACACTTACTTATCTGGAAGCCTGTAAAACAGCTATTTTCCATGTGGATAGTGTAGAGACCAAGCCGACGACCCGCAAGCCTGCTCCCCCGTTCACCACTTCCACATTACAACAGGAAGCTTCCAGAAAACTGGGTTTTTCGGTATCCCAGACCATGTCGGTAGCACAAAAGCTTTATGAACACGGGCTTATTACCTATATGCGTACCGACTCGGTCAATCTCTCCGATCTGGCCATCCGGACAGCCAAAGCTGTCATTTGCGAAACATTGGGAGAAAAATATTCCAAACCACGGAATTTCGCGACCAAGACCAAAGGAGCACAAGAAGCCCACGAAGCTATCCGGCCTACCTATATGAACAAAACGGCCATAGAAGGCGACCGGAACGAGCAACAATTATATGAACTGATTTATAAAAGGACTCTGGCTTCGCAAATGGCGGACGCCCAACTGGAAAGGACCAATATGATCATCGGTTTATCCAACCATTCCATCCCTTTTACGGCAACCGGTGAAGTGATTATTTTCGACGGTTTTCTGAAAGTATACATGGAATCACATGACGAAGAAACCGATGATGAACAGGCCGGTCTATTACCTGCTTTAGCTCCGGGAGACCAGTTACAACGTCAGCTCATTACAGCTATAGAACAATACACCCTTCATCCGCCGAGATACACCGAAGCCAGTCTGGTAAAGAAAATGGAAGCTTTGGGTATCGGACGTCCTTCTACCTATGCCCCGACGATCACAACCATACAAAACCGGGGCTACATCATCAAAGAATCCCGGGAAGGCGTCGAGCGTAATATCGAACAGATCGAACTGAAGGGCAACGATATTAAAATCAAAACCAACAAAAAGATATTCGGCGCAGAAAAGAAAAAACTTTTCCCTTCCGATATGGGTATGGTAGTTACTGATTTTCTATCGGAGCATTTCACCAATATCATGGACTATAACTTCACCGCTGAAGCGGAAGAAGCCCTCGACGATATTGCCGAAGGGTCTGTCGAATGGCAAAAGATGATCGGAGAATTCTATCATCCTTTCCATGAAACTGTCGAATCTACCCTCAAAAATTCGGAACGGAATAGCGGGCAAAGAATTCTAGGTACGGATCCGGTAAGCGGCGAGACGGTGAGTGTTCGGATCGGCCGGTTCGGTCCGATGGCACAAATCGGGGAAGGAGAGCATGTACGTTATGCAGGCCTTTTAAAAGGACAGCTCATGGAAACCATCACCCTGGAAGAGGCCTTGGGTTTATTCAAATTTCCACGTAAAATCGGCCAGTACGAAGATAAAGACGTCAGTATCGGGATCGGCCGGTTCGGACCTTATATCAAACACAACAATGTGTTCGTATCTTTGAAAAAAGGAGAAGACGATCCGGGGACCATCACTCTCGAGACAGCCATTCAACGCATTGAAGAAAAAAGAGAAAGTGACCGGAATAAACTGATAAAAGCTTTCGATAATGGAGTGCAAATCCTGAACGGCCGGTTCGGACCTTACATCTCTTACAACAAAGCGAACTATAAAATCCCTAAAACATGTAAAGCAGACGAGCTTACATTAGAGAAATGTATGGAATTGATCGAGAAAGAAGGTAGCAAGAAAAAGCCAGGCGGAAGCAGCAAAAAAACGCCTGTCCGAAAAGCCCAAACGACCACGAAAAAGAAAAATTAA
- a CDS encoding MATE family efflux transporter has translation MGQEKTNSTVRIDMLHGGIFRKLLLFALPLIASGILQQSFNSVDVAVVGQFASSQALAAVGSNGLVISLIINLFIGISIGANVVIAHYIGRQDECLS, from the coding sequence ATGGGACAAGAAAAAACGAATAGTACTGTCCGTATAGATATGCTTCACGGCGGAATCTTCCGCAAATTACTGCTATTTGCCTTGCCTCTGATCGCCAGCGGTATCCTGCAACAATCGTTCAATTCAGTAGATGTTGCTGTTGTCGGACAATTTGCCAGCAGTCAGGCTTTGGCGGCCGTCGGTAGCAATGGATTGGTCATCAGTTTGATTATCAATCTTTTTATCGGCATATCGATAGGCGCTAATGTAGTCATCGCCCATTATATCGGACGGCAAGATGAATGCCTTTCATGA
- a CDS encoding peptidylprolyl isomerase, with protein sequence MATLQTIRNRGGLLVSIVIGLALIAFIVGDALNSGSRIFNSQRNQIGEIAGEGVSIIDFQNRVSKNEEMIKAMNNVSSLNEEQQTMLRENTWQQMIMEQLMQREYDEIGIDVSGDELYDALLGENMSPALRQLFTNPNTGEIDYAGARDYVKKVISAPNNIPQKAYWLNMEKEVSDSRKMAKYNAIVAKALYITDAQAQEAAANSADKADISYIVKNYSTIEDSTINVSNGEIKEYYNKHQKSFEQPESRKIVYVNFDIEPSGEDFSETEGAVNDLVKEFEESADPLEFVNLSSDKKADRNYFKQDEIANDSMAQFLFNNEKAVFGPYLENNAYKISRVASVKMLPDSVRARHILIAPQNQDYAQAKNIADSLAGLLRKGADFEELAKTNSVDQNSAVNGGDLGWFTSRTMVQPFSDSAFFAKKNDIKVVLTQYGAHVLQVTDMAKPVKKIQIATVEKEVSPSAKTTNQIYNDARTFAIEVSNLDNFNKKVEESGLTKRIATIGKNDKTIAGMESAREMIRQAYMAEEVDEVLKTNDGSTIFENGNKFTIAVLTEIDEEGIAPLNKVAGNIKRILIQKKKADLLKKELASAKSGSESLLSIARKAGLEVKEANEISFNSFQIPGAGIEPKVIAASSITEQGKISEPIAGNQGVYLILVNNRTTEEVTPDMVAQGKQALQQSNMYRANYQAIQAILKNGEIVDQRYKFY encoded by the coding sequence ATGGCAACATTACAAACAATCAGAAATCGCGGCGGACTACTTGTTAGTATTGTGATCGGTCTGGCCCTGATAGCATTCATTGTAGGAGATGCATTAAATTCAGGTTCAAGAATTTTCAATAGCCAACGGAATCAGATTGGCGAGATCGCAGGAGAGGGAGTATCTATCATAGATTTCCAAAACCGCGTCAGTAAAAATGAAGAAATGATCAAAGCGATGAACAATGTATCTTCACTGAATGAAGAACAGCAGACCATGTTGCGGGAAAACACCTGGCAGCAAATGATCATGGAACAATTGATGCAAAGAGAATATGATGAAATCGGTATCGATGTCAGTGGTGATGAATTGTACGATGCATTACTCGGCGAAAATATGAGCCCGGCATTACGCCAGCTTTTTACAAATCCGAATACCGGCGAAATCGATTATGCCGGTGCCAGAGATTATGTAAAAAAAGTAATCTCCGCGCCCAATAATATTCCGCAGAAAGCGTATTGGCTGAACATGGAAAAAGAAGTTTCCGACAGCCGGAAAATGGCGAAATACAATGCAATTGTCGCCAAAGCGCTGTATATTACGGATGCCCAGGCACAAGAAGCAGCAGCCAACAGTGCTGATAAAGCCGACATCAGTTATATCGTCAAAAACTATTCTACAATTGAAGATTCTACGATCAACGTAAGCAACGGGGAGATCAAAGAATATTACAACAAACATCAGAAGAGCTTCGAACAACCGGAATCGCGGAAAATTGTTTACGTCAATTTCGATATCGAACCTTCCGGAGAAGATTTCTCCGAAACTGAAGGGGCGGTGAACGACCTGGTAAAAGAATTTGAAGAAAGTGCAGACCCACTGGAGTTTGTAAACCTCTCTTCCGATAAAAAAGCCGACCGAAACTATTTCAAACAAGATGAAATAGCAAACGATAGTATGGCTCAATTCCTATTTAATAATGAGAAAGCCGTATTCGGTCCTTATCTGGAAAATAACGCTTATAAAATCTCCAGAGTAGCTTCTGTCAAAATGTTGCCCGATTCTGTAAGAGCCCGCCACATTCTGATCGCTCCTCAAAATCAGGATTATGCACAAGCAAAAAATATAGCAGACAGCTTAGCCGGTCTGTTAAGAAAAGGAGCTGATTTCGAAGAATTGGCTAAAACCAATTCCGTAGACCAAAATTCAGCAGTCAACGGAGGCGATCTGGGTTGGTTTACGTCGAGAACGATGGTACAGCCTTTCAGCGATTCTGCCTTCTTCGCCAAGAAAAACGATATCAAGGTAGTCTTGACACAATATGGCGCACATGTGCTGCAGGTAACGGACATGGCTAAACCGGTGAAAAAAATCCAGATTGCAACGGTTGAAAAAGAAGTTTCTCCATCTGCTAAAACCACCAATCAGATTTACAACGATGCACGCACTTTTGCTATTGAAGTATCCAATCTCGACAACTTTAACAAAAAAGTCGAAGAAAGCGGTTTAACCAAACGTATCGCTACCATCGGCAAAAACGATAAAACAATCGCCGGTATGGAGAGTGCCCGTGAAATGATCCGCCAGGCTTATATGGCCGAAGAGGTGGACGAAGTTTTAAAAACAAACGACGGTTCGACCATCTTTGAAAACGGGAACAAATTCACCATCGCCGTACTGACAGAAATCGACGAAGAAGGTATCGCTCCGCTCAACAAGGTAGCCGGTAATATCAAACGGATCCTGATACAGAAGAAGAAAGCCGATTTGTTGAAAAAAGAACTGGCATCGGCTAAGAGCGGTAGTGAAAGTTTACTTTCCATTGCCCGGAAAGCCGGTTTGGAAGTCAAAGAAGCCAACGAAATTTCATTCAATTCTTTCCAAATTCCGGGAGCAGGAATCGAACCTAAAGTAATCGCAGCTTCCAGCATAACCGAACAAGGCAAGATTTCCGAACCGATCGCAGGAAATCAGGGGGTATATCTGATCCTGGTCAACAACCGGACAACCGAAGAGGTAACACCGGATATGGTCGCTCAGGGCAAACAAGCCTTACAACAAAGTAATATGTATCGTGCGAACTATCAGGCTATTCAAGCTATCTTGAAAAATGGCGAAATAGTTGACCAGAGATACAAATTCTATTGA
- a CDS encoding RagB/SusD family nutrient uptake outer membrane protein: MKRIYSLIVAGGLLAAGCDSYFNEDLYQNIPQENAYATVSDVENALNGVYYAFGSYRFMGRNAVAIGDMSADMAVADAKSGHFVTLNTYTFSETEGVLGDVWQYGYKVIDLATRSINGTEALLAAGGLGEADVATLNKAMAQCYALRAFSAFQLVNIFGLPYGTDNDEHGGLVIVEEKPIELRAEVSRSSVKATYEWILRDVEKAVNTPNVVGSDVQKYFNGAAVKALEARVNLYMGKYGKAKEAAAEALKLRNAAPVEDEAYVGMWKSTAISGEDIFTIAKSSDDNLSANSLNTLYGSYGGALTKRAVGLFAKGDIRAQLVGDGKNPRRPMKFPGIAGADAVNNIPVFRVSEMYLIMAEAAAQSGDVSGARKELLNTAKRNPAIRTEDDLPGTKEALLAFIAEERQRELFEEGHRWYDARRTGEKIEVADGKYKNFNVRSFVFPIPAGEINAGFGTQQNPNWVNAMPK, from the coding sequence ATGAAAAGAATATATAGTTTGATTGTGGCAGGGGGGCTGTTGGCGGCAGGTTGTGATTCGTATTTTAACGAGGACCTGTACCAGAATATCCCGCAAGAGAATGCCTATGCTACCGTTTCCGATGTGGAGAATGCCCTCAACGGAGTTTATTACGCTTTCGGCAGCTACCGCTTCATGGGCCGCAATGCGGTGGCGATTGGCGATATGTCTGCCGATATGGCGGTGGCAGATGCGAAATCAGGGCATTTCGTGACTCTCAACACTTACACGTTTTCCGAAACAGAAGGGGTTTTGGGGGATGTATGGCAATACGGCTACAAGGTGATAGATCTGGCTACCCGTAGCATCAACGGGACAGAAGCGTTGCTAGCTGCCGGCGGATTGGGAGAGGCGGACGTGGCGACTCTCAATAAGGCGATGGCGCAGTGTTATGCCTTGCGTGCATTTTCGGCTTTCCAACTGGTGAATATTTTTGGGCTTCCTTACGGAACGGACAATGATGAACATGGCGGTCTGGTTATCGTGGAGGAGAAGCCGATAGAGTTGCGTGCCGAGGTGTCGCGCAGTTCCGTGAAAGCCACGTACGAGTGGATTTTGCGTGATGTTGAAAAAGCGGTGAATACGCCGAATGTGGTGGGCAGTGATGTGCAGAAATATTTTAATGGCGCAGCAGTCAAGGCATTAGAGGCAAGGGTGAACCTGTACATGGGCAAATACGGAAAAGCGAAAGAGGCTGCAGCCGAGGCGTTGAAGTTGCGGAATGCTGCTCCGGTGGAAGACGAGGCATACGTGGGCATGTGGAAGTCGACCGCTATATCGGGCGAGGATATTTTTACCATAGCCAAGAGTTCGGATGACAATCTTTCAGCAAACAGTCTGAACACGTTGTATGGAAGTTACGGTGGCGCATTGACGAAACGGGCTGTCGGTCTGTTTGCGAAAGGGGATATCCGTGCACAATTGGTCGGTGATGGAAAAAATCCGAGACGTCCTATGAAGTTTCCCGGTATTGCCGGAGCTGATGCGGTGAACAATATTCCGGTGTTCCGCGTATCGGAGATGTACCTTATCATGGCAGAAGCGGCAGCACAGTCGGGTGATGTATCCGGTGCCCGAAAGGAACTCTTGAATACGGCGAAACGCAATCCGGCAATCCGGACAGAGGATGACCTTCCCGGTACGAAGGAGGCGCTTCTTGCCTTTATCGCAGAGGAACGCCAACGGGAGTTGTTCGAGGAAGGACATCGTTGGTACGATGCCCGCCGCACAGGTGAGAAGATCGAAGTGGCAGACGGAAAATATAAGAATTTCAATGTCCGGAGTTTTGTATTTCCGATACCTGCCGGTGAGATCAATGCCGGTTTCGGTACGCAGCAGAATCCTAATTGGGTGAATGCCATGCCGAAATAA
- a CDS encoding lipoprotein signal peptidase, with protein MSVRNKLVIFIIVLLVLDQAVKIWIKTHMMIGEEFSVFGNWFKILFIENNGMAFGMELGDGKFGKAVLSLFRLVAVAGIGWYILKLIREKAPLGVLFSFALIFCGAIGNIFDSLFYGMIFNDSHYQIASLFPEGGGYSSFLHGRVVDMLYFPLIEGTIPGWVPVWGGEDFLFFRPVFNLADSYITIGVLMLILFYRKFFATKK; from the coding sequence ATGAGTGTGCGGAATAAACTGGTGATTTTCATTATAGTCTTACTTGTTCTGGATCAAGCTGTAAAAATCTGGATCAAAACCCATATGATGATTGGGGAAGAATTCAGTGTCTTCGGAAACTGGTTCAAAATTCTTTTTATTGAAAATAACGGGATGGCTTTCGGAATGGAACTGGGAGATGGGAAATTCGGAAAGGCTGTGTTGAGTTTATTCCGCCTTGTGGCTGTTGCCGGTATCGGTTGGTATATCTTAAAACTTATCCGTGAAAAAGCCCCTTTAGGCGTACTGTTTTCTTTTGCCTTGATTTTTTGCGGGGCTATCGGAAATATTTTTGACAGTCTTTTCTACGGTATGATCTTTAACGACAGTCACTATCAGATTGCCAGCCTATTCCCTGAAGGCGGTGGTTACTCTTCTTTCCTGCACGGACGGGTTGTCGATATGTTATATTTTCCTTTAATAGAAGGTACGATCCCCGGTTGGGTACCCGTTTGGGGCGGTGAAGATTTTCTTTTCTTCCGTCCGGTATTCAACCTGGCCGATTCATATATCACGATCGGTGTGTTGATGTTAATCCTTTTTTACCGGAAATTTTTCGCTACGAAAAAATAA
- a CDS encoding SusC/RagA family TonB-linked outer membrane protein, protein MRNKLYLLLVLLVGIVQVGMAQEKTITGVVTDADDGSPLPGVSVVIKGTHLGTATDAMGKYSIRIDGKAVLVFTFIGMQTQEIPVNNRSVVNVNMRLASIGIDEVVVTGYGTTTKGSFTGSAAVLGADNISKKTDANPVKALEGAVSGVQLNTASGQPGAPSTIFIRGRNSYNSGTQPLYVIDGIPIESSTMGIRSREGASVSPLATLNSADIVSITVLKDATATSIYGARAANGVIVITTKQGVRGKLKVNLTAKFGLEMMPNYTSRYRLLNQEQYENLMVDGLLAAYPDDYENKDAALADLYDTFGLKPGEGANTDWMDEVTRVGKIQDYNLDISSGGVSENAAKYFLSFNYFKNEAIIIGKDLERFSGRFNLEQEPGKVVKYGLNSSFSYSIMNMGAGGGYFSDPITLAYGKMNPLIAVRNKLGEWNFENTQYNPVAQRSKDGDRSEAKTYRAILSPYVTIRFSPAWSFTSRGGLDLYSIKEFGYWSFLQPQGKGLRGRGEQGTTTRTLLSITNTLSWVKAFDDHHVNMMVGQEAQHTRENSSYLAGSNYPVEYLSQIELAAKPTSASTSLDNVALASFFFNGQYDYANKYYLSASVRTDGSSRFGSNNRWATFYSVGARYRLTGESFMQLASNWLDELTLRVSYGTSGNQDVGGSWYASRGLYGFGYNYNNQPGSYRQQAGNPDLKWEQTAKFNVGVDLALWERRVNVEFDYYRHLTKDMVFNVPLSLTSGMSSIPTNVGELENKGFEFSVGVTPVRTDKVDWTLTFVGSANKNEIKKLSTDLPIEGSITIVEPGRDIYTWKMKEWAGVDPDTGSPMWWIVNRDKNGKEISREKTTNYNKATKEYVGKASPKFQGGLTSSLNLYGFDFSFQLNYSLGSKIFGDNLRYDEQTGAAGVQNTTRYVYENRWQKPGDEALVPRFVFGDKSGANSASTRYLMKGDYLKIRNITLGYTLPKDLVQRIHLNNVRIYVSSDNLHTFVAKDFRGFDPSGIAPNGVQWWNYPTPRNVMFGLNIGF, encoded by the coding sequence ATGAGAAACAAACTTTATTTACTGCTTGTCTTGCTTGTCGGTATCGTACAGGTGGGAATGGCACAGGAGAAGACCATTACGGGTGTTGTCACCGATGCGGACGACGGTTCGCCGTTACCCGGGGTATCTGTCGTAATTAAGGGTACCCACCTGGGAACGGCTACGGATGCGATGGGAAAATATTCCATTCGGATAGATGGAAAGGCTGTTTTGGTGTTTACCTTTATCGGTATGCAGACACAGGAGATACCGGTAAACAACCGTTCTGTGGTCAATGTCAACATGCGTTTGGCATCGATCGGTATTGACGAAGTGGTTGTGACGGGTTACGGGACGACAACCAAAGGGTCGTTTACCGGTTCGGCTGCGGTTTTGGGAGCTGACAATATTTCAAAAAAAACCGATGCAAATCCTGTAAAGGCACTTGAGGGTGCCGTTTCCGGAGTCCAGCTCAATACGGCATCCGGACAGCCGGGTGCGCCATCGACCATTTTTATCCGCGGGCGCAATTCCTATAATTCCGGTACGCAACCTTTGTATGTGATTGATGGTATACCTATCGAGAGCAGTACTATGGGTATACGCTCGCGCGAAGGTGCGTCGGTGTCTCCGTTGGCTACACTGAATTCCGCAGACATCGTGAGTATAACCGTACTGAAGGATGCCACGGCGACTTCCATTTATGGAGCCAGGGCGGCAAACGGTGTGATTGTCATCACTACGAAGCAAGGTGTGCGCGGTAAATTGAAAGTCAATCTGACGGCTAAGTTCGGTTTGGAAATGATGCCCAATTATACAAGCCGCTACCGCCTGCTGAACCAGGAGCAATATGAAAATCTGATGGTAGACGGCTTGTTGGCTGCTTATCCGGACGATTATGAGAACAAAGATGCTGCTTTAGCTGATTTGTATGACACGTTCGGTTTGAAGCCGGGTGAGGGGGCCAATACGGACTGGATGGACGAGGTTACCCGCGTTGGCAAGATCCAGGACTATAATCTAGACATTTCTTCCGGTGGCGTTTCGGAAAACGCTGCGAAGTACTTCCTTTCGTTCAACTACTTTAAGAATGAGGCTATCATTATCGGCAAGGACCTGGAACGTTTTTCCGGACGTTTCAATCTTGAACAGGAGCCGGGCAAGGTGGTGAAGTACGGTTTGAACAGTTCGTTCTCTTATTCGATCATGAACATGGGCGCGGGCGGAGGTTATTTCAGCGATCCGATTACGTTGGCCTACGGTAAGATGAATCCGCTTATTGCTGTCAGGAACAAATTGGGGGAATGGAATTTTGAAAATACTCAATATAATCCTGTGGCCCAACGTAGTAAGGACGGTGACCGTAGCGAAGCGAAGACTTACCGCGCCATTCTTTCGCCTTATGTGACTATCCGCTTTTCTCCTGCCTGGTCGTTTACGTCACGGGGAGGCTTGGATTTATATTCGATAAAAGAATTCGGCTATTGGTCTTTCCTGCAGCCACAAGGCAAGGGTTTGCGGGGTAGGGGCGAACAGGGAACCACTACACGTACGCTGCTTAGCATCACAAATACCCTTAGCTGGGTCAAGGCGTTCGATGACCACCACGTGAATATGATGGTGGGGCAGGAAGCGCAGCATACCCGCGAAAATTCCTCCTATCTGGCAGGAAGCAATTATCCGGTGGAATATCTCAGCCAAATCGAGTTGGCGGCAAAGCCTACGAGTGCGTCCACTTCTTTGGATAATGTGGCTCTTGCGTCCTTCTTCTTTAACGGGCAGTATGATTATGCCAACAAATATTATTTGTCGGCAAGCGTCCGTACCGACGGATCCTCCCGTTTCGGTTCCAACAACCGCTGGGCGACTTTCTATTCCGTGGGTGCACGCTATCGCCTGACGGGAGAAAGTTTTATGCAGTTGGCAAGCAATTGGCTGGACGAACTGACGTTGCGGGTAAGCTACGGTACTTCCGGAAACCAGGATGTGGGCGGTTCGTGGTATGCGTCACGCGGGCTTTACGGATTCGGGTATAACTATAACAACCAGCCGGGAAGCTACCGTCAACAAGCAGGCAATCCCGACCTGAAATGGGAGCAGACCGCCAAGTTCAATGTCGGTGTGGATCTCGCATTGTGGGAGCGTAGGGTGAATGTAGAGTTTGACTATTACCGTCACCTGACTAAAGATATGGTGTTCAATGTTCCTCTGTCGTTAACGAGCGGAATGTCGTCCATTCCCACCAATGTAGGGGAATTGGAGAACAAGGGTTTTGAATTTTCTGTTGGTGTCACGCCGGTGCGTACCGATAAGGTGGATTGGACATTGACTTTCGTGGGAAGCGCGAATAAGAATGAAATTAAGAAACTGAGTACCGACTTGCCGATCGAGGGGAGTATTACAATAGTGGAACCGGGACGTGACATTTATACCTGGAAGATGAAAGAATGGGCAGGGGTCGATCCTGATACGGGCAGTCCGATGTGGTGGATTGTGAACCGGGACAAAAACGGAAAGGAGATCTCTCGCGAGAAGACCACCAATTACAATAAGGCTACCAAGGAATATGTCGGTAAGGCGTCGCCAAAATTCCAGGGCGGTTTAACCTCTTCGTTGAATCTTTACGGTTTTGACTTTTCTTTCCAGTTGAATTATTCGCTTGGCAGCAAGATATTCGGTGACAACCTCCGTTATGATGAGCAGACCGGTGCGGCCGGAGTGCAGAACACGACGCGCTATGTGTATGAAAACCGTTGGCAGAAGCCCGGTGATGAGGCATTGGTGCCACGTTTCGTATTTGGTGACAAATCCGGTGCAAACTCCGCCTCTACCCGTTATCTGATGAAAGGCGATTATCTGAAAATCCGCAATATTACCCTCGGCTATACCTTGCCGAAGGATCTGGTGCAACGTATCCACCTGAACAATGTCCGTATCTATGTAAGTTCCGACAACTTGCATACGTTCGTGGCAAAGGATTTCCGCGGTTTTGATCCGTCCGGTATAGCACCCAACGGCGTTCAGTGGTGGAATTACCCTACGCCGCGCAATGTGATGTTTGGGCTGAATATTGGTTTTTAA